The genomic interval TGGCTACCGTGAGGCTATCGCGGCCATTGATATGGCTGAGCAGCAGATTGTTGCCGTCGAGGCTGATGCTGATGTCGCCGGCCCTGATGCCCGGCCCAAACTCGATCACGTTGCGGTCAGCCTCGCCGAGGCTTTCGATGATGACATCGTGACCATCGCGCAGGTTGAAGCGATAGACGTCGCAGCCCTTGCCGCCGTACAGCGTATCGCTGCCAGTACCGCCACTCAGCGTGTCGTTGCCCGCTCCGCCCAGCACCAGATCGTCGCCTGCCAGTCCCTGCAGAATGCCGCCGTTGGCATCGCTGATGACCACATCGTTGCCGTTGCCTTCCTCGCCTTGCAGGCGGATACCGGAGTAGCCGAAATCGGCCAGAGCGGCCAGCACCGCTGCTTCGTTTGGCCCGCCCAGGGCTTCGTTGAGCCACTGGTTGAGTTGGCTGAGGCCCTCCCAGCCTTGCGCCGCCAGCCCTGTTCCAACGATGCGCTGTAAATCCAGAATATCGCGAATCGCGTCGATAGGAGCGCTGTCGTAGTGTGATTGGAACAGTAAATCGAGTTGTGAGAAATCAAACCTCACCTCGCCAGAGTCATAAATATCAAGATAAACCTCATCAAGATACGGCTTCAATATAGTCTGCATCAAGAGGGCATCATAAATTGAGCTCTTTAAATCATTATAAGACTTTTCTAGAAATCCAGCCTGTGCCGAGTTAACAGCAAGATCTTCTTCGGTAATGTAAATTGTATGGACCCCAAACGCGATCCCTTGTAGCGCTCCACCAGAATTGCGAGAAATTGCTCCGGAAGAGAGTCGAAACAAGATATCGCCATCTCCGTTTTCGCTTTGCGTCTCCTGCTTGGCAAAATTGAAGAAGTTCTGCGCATTGAAAATCTCAAGGACTTTAATTTTTTCCAGAAGTGCCTTTTTCTCGAGCTGCTCTGCGGTAGGTCCGGAGTTGCCGCTTTCGTCAATAGATATTCCGGCACCTCCACCACTCCCCGCCCCTGCCCCCCCTGAAGAGAATGAAAGGCCGCTGCTCGGCTTGTTCCAGGAATAGGCGAACTTAAACTCAACCTCCAGATAACCCAAATCATGACTTAGATCACTGACTCGCTGATCAAAAGTACGAAAATTGCTACTACTCGCCCACTCGGCAATCAACTTATCAAGCAATGCAAGTTGATGGCCACGAGTAGTCGCCTGCGAGTATTGAGTCAATACAACACGCAGGCCGTCATCCAGCATCGCGGCTTCCTGCAAATCCCGAACCGCACCGGATCCCTGCATATGGGGTAAAACTGCAACCTCTTCACTAACCTCAATTCGGTAAGTATATTCCCGATAGAATGGATTGCTAGCCAGGTCCAGGTTTGCGGCCAGACTCTGGTTGGCATTAACTTCACCTTCACTGCCATCCAAGCGCACGAAACTGCCAACGACGCTTATCAGGTTGCCGTTGCTTGTCTGAGCAGTACTCTTAGCCGTGAGATTGATGGATGCGATATTGCTTTCCGCCAAGGTTATCAGCTCATCAGGCTGGGATACGCCATCCTGATTGATATCCTGCCAGACCATCACACTGGCAAAGTGATTATCCTTGGAATCGAATATGCTGTCTTTATTGCTGTCCAGCTCACGCAGTGCGTCGAAACCGTCGCTGGCCTTGCTACCACTCTGCTTTACGGTATCAACTCCGAAAAGCTCACTCCCATTATCAACGAGGCCATTACCATTCAAGTCACGCACTACGAAACCATCATCGCCCTTGATCCAGCCAGTTCCGGTTTTTAGGCTATCGCCGTCAAAGTCGAAGACAATGCCCGTATCGGCGGAAGTGGTCTCTATACCGTCGCCATCAATATCAAGCACAAGAGGATCATAGCGAGGAAGCCATCTTATGGCTGATTGATAATTAGTAGAAACCATCGATGCAATGGCGCAGCTCGATCCAGTATCATAGTACTGATGTAAAGGGCTAGGAATCTCAATGCCCTTCCAGTCGCTATCAAATGGCCCTTCAGGCCAAGCTGGAGGGAAATTAAGCCTAGGGTCACCAGTTGGTATTCTATCCTCTGGATCGTTTACGGTAGTATCATCTAGCGGGTTCTCCTTCCAATCGAAATACGGGAACCAAACAGCACCATCACCGCCAGCCCCATGATCTTCAGAAAGTCCACCGTCCGCGCCGTTAGACCTATCCATGATCTCTCTTGCTCTACGAACAACATCCTCCCAGCTTGTGGCATCTTTGCCAACGCTGATCCCAAGCTCATTATTCCTATTGTCCATATTTTCAGCCTGCGGCAACTGCCCATCGGCATTGCCCGTCAACTCATGGCCTGACAATATAGTCCGAGCGTATGCTTCGTTTGTGAGCCTAGTAAGCTCCGCCGCCAACAACATATGCCGATATGCATCCGCAGGCCCATCAGTCCTCCCTGGAAGCTGGGACTTAAGGGATTCCCCTATCGCCTTATTAGACGCACCAATGGTTGCTGCATTGTATGCAGTCAACTTAACCTTGGCTAGTATAGACATAAAACTCCCTATAAAGAAGTGCCAGCAATGAACTCGCAAACACAACGCAAAATTCCTGGCTCTGCGTATCGAGCCAAAATAAAGCAGCTAGTATGCGGCGAAGTGTAAACATTACAGTGCGCGACTTTAATCCCCCCCCTCTCTCCCTCAAGGTCAAAGCCACATCAAACCTTCCAGCCTTTGATCGAAGCTTAAATTCGGAGTAGTCCGTCGAGCTAAAGTGTGGCTTGCTGTTATGCTCAACAAACACAACTTCATCTCGAATAACAACTCCATTTACCGACGCAGAAAGAATTTCAACATCAGAGCCACTAGTGTTCGAAACCACAAGCCTATGTCTATCGAACATATAAAAATCCAACAACCAAAGCATCGCTATCGCAAAGATCGCGACCCCAAAAGAAAAAGAAATATACCCAATGAAATGGCGTAGGATAATTTTGCTTTTTTTGCTCTCACCCATAACTTCCCCCTTTTAAAAACAGCCCCACAAACCATGCAAGCACCTAGGAATATATAGCCAACCCCAACATGTATTTATACCAGCAACCACAGCAACCCGCGCACCACTTAAGCTCTTAAAAGAATGTTTTCCGATCTTCTTTCTTCCTCTTAGCTGTGTAGTCCAGTGCTTTAAGTAGACACACAGAGAGGCACATCGAAATATGCCCAATCACTTTCATTAGATTCTTATAAAAGACAACCAAGATCAATCCCTTGAAGCCAGCAGCTCACAACTGAAGGTCATAAATTCTCCTTTAGGAAATTGCAGAAGCACCAATAACCAACACGCACAACAATACATCAGCCGTAACCAAAATAGCCTTTTTAAAAAGACCCAAAGCCAGCTACCCATATTTACAATCAAGCAGATACAGATACCTGGAATCCACTTAATGCATTAACCAACACACACGCGCAGCTATTACCGTTCAGATAAGCTCTCATTTGTGTATTGCTTAAGCGGATTCAGAAAGTAATCGATCACTCTCCGCTTGTCCGTCCTCACCTCCGCCCGCACCGCCATCCCCGGCGACAGAGCGATATCCTGGTCCCCCACACGCATGTGCTTCTCCTTGAGCTGAATCCGCGCGCTATACACCAGCCCCAACTTCTCGTCCTCGATGGCATCGTTGGAAATATTAGGGTTTGTCTGAAAAGTCGATTTGGCTAAAATGCCGCCTCCGTTGTTCCGAGCGCAGCCATGTCAGGCCGTTACGAGATTTCTGCCCAGCGCTGGGCGATGATCGAAGCCATCGTTTCTCCCCCTCAACGCATGGGCCGCCCCCGGCGAGATGACCGCCAGATGCTCAACGGCATCTTCTGGATTCTGTGCTCAGGGGCCAAGTGGCGCGATCTTCCCGAGCGTTATGGCCCCTGGAAGACGGTATATCAGCGCTTCAGGCTGTGGCGTGACAACGGCACCTTCGAGCAGGTGCTGCGGCATCTGCATCTGCGTCTGCGTGAGGACGGCTTTATCGACCTGGATACCTGGATGGTCGACTCAACGTCGATTCGGGCCACCAGAGCCGCCAGCGGTGCGAGAAAAAAAGGGGCCTGCAAGAGCCGCAGCACCAATGTCTCGGCCGAAGCCGTGGTGGGCTGACCACCAAGCTTCATCTGGCCTGTGACAGCAACGGGTATCCGCTGGCAGTGATGCTTTCACCCGGGCAGGACGCCGACTCGCGCTATTTCATGCCCTTGCTTGAGCAGATCAGCCTGCCTGGCAGCCAGGGTCGTCCGCGCAAGCGCTGCCGGTATGTACTGGCTGACAAAGGCTACGACAGCGAAAGCCTGCGCCAATACTGCGACCGGTATGGCATGAAGCCCATCATTCCCTTACGCAAGATGCACCGTAAGCCTCGACCGGGCTTGCCTCGCCTATTTGACAGACCACAGTACCAAAAGCGCAACGCCATTGAACGACTGTTCAGTTGGCTCAAGGAAAAGCGCCGTCTTTGCACCCGTTATGACAAGCTGGCCAGCAGTTTCAAGGCCATGGTCACGCTGGCCTGCATCGAAAAATGCTTACGTGCCGACTTTTCAGACAAACCCTAGTCACGGTGCCATGCACCACCCCGTACTTGGTAAAGGTAAAGGTCTCGACCTTGATCTCCACTTCCTGCCCTGGACGGACGAAGCCGATGTCCTTGTTTTCCAGCATGGCTTCCACTTCCACCGGCTCGTCGCTGGGGACGATGACCATCAGCGGCTGGGCGGCGGTGACCACCCCGCCAGGAGTGTGGATGTCCAACTGCTGTACAGTGCCGTCCACCGGGGCGGCGAGGGCCATC from Azotobacter salinestris carries:
- a CDS encoding IS5 family transposase — its product is MSGRYEISAQRWAMIEAIVSPPQRMGRPRRDDRQMLNGIFWILCSGAKWRDLPERYGPWKTVYQRFRLWRDNGTFEQVLRHLHLRLREDGFIDLDTWMVDSTSIRATRAASGARKKGACKSRSTNVSAEAVVG
- a CDS encoding IS5 family transposase, translating into MQEPQHQCLGRSRGGLTTKLHLACDSNGYPLAVMLSPGQDADSRYFMPLLEQISLPGSQGRPRKRCRYVLADKGYDSESLRQYCDRYGMKPIIPLRKMHRKPRPGLPRLFDRPQYQKRNAIERLFSWLKEKRRLCTRYDKLASSFKAMVTLACIEKCLRADFSDKP